In Balearica regulorum gibbericeps isolate bBalReg1 chromosome 26, bBalReg1.pri, whole genome shotgun sequence, one genomic interval encodes:
- the SSBP4 gene encoding single-stranded DNA-binding protein 4 isoform X2, protein MYAKGKGSGVPSDGQAREKLALYVYEYLLHVGAQKSAQTFLSEIRWEKNITLGEPPGFLHSWWCVFWDLYCAAPDRRETCEHSSEAKAFHDYSAAAAPSPVMGNLPPGDGMPGGPMPPAFFQPFMSPRYPGGPRPPLRMPNQPPVGVPGSQPLLPNAMDPAARSQGHPGMGGPMQRMNPPRGMAGMAPQTYSSGMRPPPSSLAGPGMPAMNMGPGGRGPWPNPNANSIAYSSSSPGNYVGPPGGGGPPGTPILPSPGDSTNSSENMYTMMNPIGPTGNRPNFPMGPGPEGPMGSMSAMEPHHMNGSLGSGDMDGLPKSSPSNLGALSNPPGTPRDDAELSSNFLNPFQSDSYSPSMTMSV, encoded by the exons ATGTACGCCAAGGGCAAGGGCTCCGGTGTGCCCTCGGACGGCCAGGCCCGCGAGAA GCTGGCGCTGTACGTCTACGAGTACCTGCTGCACGTGGGGGCCCAGAAATCGGCCCAGACCTTCCTGTCGGAG ATCCGATGGGAGAAGAACATCACGCTGGGCGAGCCCCCCGGCTTCCTGCACTCCTGGTGGTG CGTCTTCTGGGACCTGTACTGTGCTGCTCCCGACCGCCGGGAAACCTGTGAGCACTCCAGCGAGGCCAAAGCCTTCCACGACTAT agCGCAGCGGCAGCGCCCAGCCCGGTGATGGGGAACCTGCCCCCTGGAGACGGCATGCCGGGGGGGCCCATGCCCCCCGCCTTCTTTCAG CCCTTCATGTCCCCCCGCTACCCAGGTGGCCCCCGGCCCCCACTCCGGATGCCGAACCAG CCTCCTGTGGGTGTCCCCGGCTCCCAGCCGCTGCTGCCCAACGCCATGGATCCAGCTGCACGGTCGCAGG GGCATCCCGGCATGGGGGGCCCGATGCAGCGTATGAACCCCCCGCGAGGCATGGCCGGCATGGCCCCCCAG ACCTACAGCAGCGGGATGCGCCCCCCCCCAAGCTCGCTGGCTGGTCCTGGCATGCCTGCCATGAACAT GGGCCCCGGCGGCCGCGGGCCCTGGCCAAACCCCAATGCCAACTCT ATCGCCTACTCCTCCTCGTCCCCTGGGAACTACGTG GGCCCTCCCGGGGGTGGTggcccccccggcacccccatCCTGCCCAGCCCCGGAG ACTCCACCAACTCCAGTGAGAACATGTACACCATGATGAACCCCATCGGGCCCACGGGGAACAGACCGAAT TTCCCGATGGGGCCTGGACCCGAGGGGCCCATGGGCAGCATGAGTGCGATGGAGCCACATCACATGAACGGATCCTTAG GCTCCGGGGACATGGATGGGCTGCCAAAG agctcCCCCAGTAACCTgggggccctgagcaaccccCCTGGCACCCCCCGGGATGACGCCGAGCTGAGCAGCAATTTCTTAAACCCCTTCCAAAGCGACAGC TACTCGCCCAGCATGACAATGAGCGTGTGA
- the LRRC25 gene encoding leucine-rich repeat-containing protein 25 isoform X2: MGRPAAPLLLLLLHLAAPSSPCFTVLPDASTNLNLTNRSQLCAELDWGLFQRQSQLWLSHNRIEALSPSSRLEPGLEELDLSYNRLRELPAAFLSRARGLRHLQLQHNMLRELPDGFFANATALLTLRLDGNPLRAVPPTAFQASLHLLAVPCRCDVVGSVLAPCACSRPNCTVPQCLCITSQHDSFNVTDFHAQECRRSVALVAGSVGAAGAVAVLVVVIAVVVCRQRKASAAAVGAGWSKREPTAAHGQPRYISRTTEIGTSDAAAAAPDYENVFMSPCAATAATQGWTPGWQEEQHSPQGPADDDYFLESEADPGDQPIYANTQSLGEDNIYIIPNQ; the protein is encoded by the exons ATGGGGCGCCCTGCggctcccctgctgctgctgctgctgcacctggcAGCCCCCTCGTCCCCCTGCTTCACCGTGCTGCCTGATGCCTCCACCAACCTGAATTTGACCAACAGAAGCCAACTGTGCGCCGAGCTGGACTGGGGCCTCTTCCAGCGGCAGAGCCAGCTGTGGCTGAGCCATAACCGCATCGAAGCCCTGAGCCCCTCATCCCGCCTCGAgccggggctggaggagctggaccTGTCGTACAACCGGCTGCGGGAGCTGCCAGCCGCCTTCCTGAGCCGAGCACGGGGGCTGCGacatctccagctgcagcacaacATGCTGCGGGAGCTGCCCGATGGCTTCTTTGCCAACGCCACGGCTCTGCTGACCCTGCGGCTGGACGGCAACCCCCTGCGCGCCGTGCCCCCCACCGCCTTCCAGGCCAGCCTGCACCTCCTGGCCGTGCCGTGCCGCTGCGACGTGGTGGGCAGCGTCCTGGCGCCCTGCGCCTGTTCCCGGCCCAACTGCACGGTGCCCCAGTGCCTCTGCATCACGTCCCAGCATGATTCCTTCAACGTCACCGATTTCCATGCCCAGGAATGCCGGCGCAGTGTCGCACTGGTGGCCGGCTCGGTCGGGGCCGCCGGTGCGGTGGCCGTGCTTGTGGTGGTCATCGCCGTTGTGGTTTGCCGGCAGAGGAAAGCATCCGCTGCTGCCGTTGGTGCGGGGTGGAGTAAGCGGGAACCCACCGCAGCCCATGGGCAGCCCCGCTACATCAGCCGGACCACTGAGATCGGTACCAGCGACGCCGCTGCTGCCGCACCAGACTATGAGAATGTCTTCATGAGCCCCTGCGCCGCCACAGCCGCCACACAAGGCTGGACGCCGGgatggcaggaggagcagcacag cccccagggcCCGGCGGATGATGACTATTTCCTGGAGAGCGAGGCCGACCCCGGGGACCAGCCCATCTACGCCAACACGCAGAGCCTCGGCGAGGACAACATCTACATCATCCCCAACCAGTga
- the ISYNA1 gene encoding inositol-3-phosphate synthase 1, giving the protein MAETFLVDSPDVTYSKDFIEAKYTYSTVHVCKENGVTKVRPCSTRFTFRTGRQVPRLGVMLVGWGGNNGTTVTAAVLANKLGLSWMTKTGRKKANYYGSLLQASTVCLGTGPAGDVYVPFRDLLPMVHPNDIVFDGWDISSLNLAEAMQRAEVLDWPLQEQLWPHLEKMKPRPSIYIPEFIAANQEERADNVLRGSMAEQVEQIRRDIRDFRETSGVDKVIVLWTANTERFCDVVPGLNDTADNLLQAIERGLEVSPSTLFAVASILEGCAYINGSPQNTFVPGAVELAAQHRVFICGDDFKSGQTKLKSVLVDFLVGAGLKTKSIVSYNHLGNNDGKNLSAPQQFRSKEISKSNVVDDTVQANPILYGPQDKPDHCVVIKYVPYVGDSKRALDEYTSEIMMGGTNTIVIHNTCEDSLLASPIILDLAILTELCQRVTFCTEADPEFQSFHSILSIVAFLCKAPLVPEGTPVVNALFRQRSCIENILRACLGLPPQNHMLLEHKMQRPAPSPKRACPGGAACPLAPKKAPAATQLNGHPCPSTPRPGPPRTPLHVDGAN; this is encoded by the exons ATGGCAGAGACATTCCTTGTGGATAGCCCCGACGTCACGTACAGCAAAGACTTCATCGAGGCCAAGTACACGTACAGCACCGTGCACGTCTGCAAGGAGAATGGCGTCACCAAG GTGCGGCCATGCTCGACCCGCTTCACCTTCCGGACGGGGCGGCAGGTCCCCCGGCTGGGGGTGATgctggtgggctgggggggcaaCAACGGCACGACGGTGACGGCGGCCGTGCTGGCCAACAAGCTGGGGCTGTCCTGGATGACCAAGACAGGGCGCAAG AAAGCAAACTACTACGGCTCCCTGCTCCAAGCCTCCACCGTCTGCCTGGGCACCGGCCCCGCCGGCGATGTCTATGTGCCTTTCCGTGACCTGCTGCCCATGGTGCACCCCAATGACATCGTCTTTGACG GCTGGGACATCTCCTCGCTGAACCTGGCGGAGGCCATGCAGCGGGCAGAGGTGCTGGACTGGCcgctgcaggagcagctctggccCCACCTGGAGAAGATGAAGCCCCGACCCTCCATCTACATCCCCGAGTTCATCGCCGCCAACCAGGAGGAGCGAGCGGACAATGTCCTCCGTGGGTCCATGGCTGAGCAG GTGGAGCAGATCCGCAGGGACATCCGGGACTTCAGGGAGACCAGCGGGGTGGACAAAGTCATCGTCCTCTGGACGGCCAACACAGAGCGCTTCTGCGACGTCGTGCCAGGGCTCAACGACACCGCTGACAACCTGCTGCAGGCCATTGAG CGAGGCCTGGAGGTGTCCCCGTCCACGCTCTTTGCCGTGGCCAGCATCCTGGAGGGCTGCGCCTACATCAACGGCTCCCCCCAGAACACCTTCGTGCCGGGGGCAGTGGAGCTGGCCGCCCAGCACCGTGTCTTCATCTGCGGCGACGACTTCAAGTCGGGTCAGACCAAGCTCAAGTCGGTGCTGGTGGACTTCTTGGTGGGCGCCGGACTCAAG ACCAAGTCCATCGTGAGCTACAACCACCTGGGGAACAACGACGGGAAGAACCTCTCGGCCCCACAGCAGTTTCGTTCCAAGGAGATCTCCAAGAGCAACGTGGTGGACGACACCGTCCAGGCCAACCCCATCCTGTACGGCCCCCAGGACAAGCCTGACCACTGC GTGGTGATCAAGTACGTGCCCTACGTGGGGGACAGCAAACGCGCGCTGGATGAGTACACGTCGGAGATCATGATGGGCGGCACCAACACCATCGTCATCCACAACACGTGTGAG GACTCGCTGCTGGCTAGCCCCATCATCCTGGACCTGGCCATCCTGACGGAGCTGTGCCAGCGCGTCACCTTCTGCACCGAGGCCGACCCCGAGTTCCAGAGCTTCCACAGCATCCTCTCCATTGTCGCCTTCCTCTGCAAGGCCCCGCTGGTGCCCGAGGGCACCCCCGTTGTCAACGCCCTCTTCCGCCAGCGCAGCTGCATCGAGAACATCCTGAG ggcctgcctggggctgcccccccaGAACCACATGCTGCTGGAGCACAAGATGCAGCGGCCGGCACCCAGCCCGAAGCGCGCCTGCCCCGGGGGGGCCGCCTGCCCCCTCGCCCCCAAGAAGGCACCGGCGGCCACCCAGCTCAACGGgcacccctgccccagcaccccccggcCGGGGCCCCCCCGGACTCCCCTCCACGTTGACGGGGCCAACTAA
- the LRRC25 gene encoding leucine-rich repeat-containing protein 25 isoform X1, with the protein MEGHGHGARQGGKAMGRPAAPLLLLLLHLAAPSSPCFTVLPDASTNLNLTNRSQLCAELDWGLFQRQSQLWLSHNRIEALSPSSRLEPGLEELDLSYNRLRELPAAFLSRARGLRHLQLQHNMLRELPDGFFANATALLTLRLDGNPLRAVPPTAFQASLHLLAVPCRCDVVGSVLAPCACSRPNCTVPQCLCITSQHDSFNVTDFHAQECRRSVALVAGSVGAAGAVAVLVVVIAVVVCRQRKASAAAVGAGWSKREPTAAHGQPRYISRTTEIGTSDAAAAAPDYENVFMSPCAATAATQGWTPGWQEEQHSPQGPADDDYFLESEADPGDQPIYANTQSLGEDNIYIIPNQ; encoded by the exons ATGGAAGGACACGGACACG GCGCCCGGCAGGGTGGAAAGGCCATGGGGCGCCCTGCggctcccctgctgctgctgctgctgcacctggcAGCCCCCTCGTCCCCCTGCTTCACCGTGCTGCCTGATGCCTCCACCAACCTGAATTTGACCAACAGAAGCCAACTGTGCGCCGAGCTGGACTGGGGCCTCTTCCAGCGGCAGAGCCAGCTGTGGCTGAGCCATAACCGCATCGAAGCCCTGAGCCCCTCATCCCGCCTCGAgccggggctggaggagctggaccTGTCGTACAACCGGCTGCGGGAGCTGCCAGCCGCCTTCCTGAGCCGAGCACGGGGGCTGCGacatctccagctgcagcacaacATGCTGCGGGAGCTGCCCGATGGCTTCTTTGCCAACGCCACGGCTCTGCTGACCCTGCGGCTGGACGGCAACCCCCTGCGCGCCGTGCCCCCCACCGCCTTCCAGGCCAGCCTGCACCTCCTGGCCGTGCCGTGCCGCTGCGACGTGGTGGGCAGCGTCCTGGCGCCCTGCGCCTGTTCCCGGCCCAACTGCACGGTGCCCCAGTGCCTCTGCATCACGTCCCAGCATGATTCCTTCAACGTCACCGATTTCCATGCCCAGGAATGCCGGCGCAGTGTCGCACTGGTGGCCGGCTCGGTCGGGGCCGCCGGTGCGGTGGCCGTGCTTGTGGTGGTCATCGCCGTTGTGGTTTGCCGGCAGAGGAAAGCATCCGCTGCTGCCGTTGGTGCGGGGTGGAGTAAGCGGGAACCCACCGCAGCCCATGGGCAGCCCCGCTACATCAGCCGGACCACTGAGATCGGTACCAGCGACGCCGCTGCTGCCGCACCAGACTATGAGAATGTCTTCATGAGCCCCTGCGCCGCCACAGCCGCCACACAAGGCTGGACGCCGGgatggcaggaggagcagcacag cccccagggcCCGGCGGATGATGACTATTTCCTGGAGAGCGAGGCCGACCCCGGGGACCAGCCCATCTACGCCAACACGCAGAGCCTCGGCGAGGACAACATCTACATCATCCCCAACCAGTga
- the GDF15 gene encoding growth/differentiation factor 15, with product MPRVLRDVGAALTCLQLLLLLAGVELRPHTWDEDRLQLEAIKKGILERLGMPAPPVIRHRLDRESIRRAQRLYRQKVAELMRNRTREEEEGAVPGTRHLHRLTPTLLRWPDIPEGHRDPQGDQDPRGPYHYRLILSRTEAFHRQIRVVQAELKLFKQSPESPGTSPLAAWVPPRVSIYTLWGSHGTPQLLHSQELDRDAPSLDLTAAVRLWAAGPEDTLRLELSFTANVSTSLATSAVLEVETHETIGRGARRARGLEEECRKSDGKCCLKSLKVSFQDIGWSDWVIAPNSYYMKFCEGSCPHNYKPASMHAQIKARMHSLSKATPPPCCVPAGYDPMVLMHYDDEGRLVSTLFEDMLVTKCHCA from the exons ATGCCGAGGGTGCTGCGAGATGTCGGGGCCGCCCTCAcctgcctccagctcctgctgcttcttgccGGCGTGGAGCTGAGACCCCACACATGGGATGAGGACAGGCTCCAGCTGGAAGCCATCAAAAAGGGGATCCTGGAGCGGTTGGGGATGCCCGCTCCCCCCGTGATCCGGCACCGGCTGGACCGAGAGAGCATCCGGAGAGCGCAGCGGCTGTACCGGCAGAAAGTGGCAGAGCTGATGAGGAACCGgaccagggaggaggaggagggagccgTACCCGGGACCAGGCACCTGCATCGCCTCACCCCCACGT TGCTGCGCTGGCCGGACATCCCCGAGGGACACCGCGACCCCCAGGGAGACCAGGACCCCCGTGGCCCCTACCACTACCGTCTCATCCTCTCCCGCACCGAGGCTTTCCACCGGCAGATCCGGGTagtgcaggcagagctgaagcTCTTCAAGCAATCACCAGAATCCCCCGGCACGTCCCCGCTCGCCGCCTGGGTGCCCCCCCGGGTCAGCATCTACACACTATGGGGGTCTCACGGgaccccccagctcctgcatAGCCAAGAGCTGGACCGTGACGCCCCGAGCCTGGACCTGACAGCGGCCGTCCGGCTCTGGGCTGCCGGTCCCGAGGACACGCTGCGCTTGGAGCTGAGCTTCACAGCCAACGTCTCAACCTCGTTGGCCACCTCAGCGGTGCTGGAGGTGGAAACCCATGAGACCATAGGTCGGGGGGCCAGGAGAGCccgggggctggaggaggagtgCAGGAAGAGCGATGGGAAGTGTTGCCTCAAGTCGCTCAAGGTCTCCTTCCAGGACATCGGCTGGTCGGACTGGGTCATCGCCCCCAACAGCTACTACATGAAGTTCTGCGAAGGTTCCTGTCCCCACAATTACAAGCCGGCCAGCATGCACGCCCAGATCAAAGCCCGTATGCACTCCCTCTCCAAAGCCACCCCGCCGCCCTGCTGCGTCCCCGCTGGCTACGACCCCATGGTGCTGATGCACTACGACGATGAGGGCAGGCTGGTCTCCACCCTCTTCGAGGACATGCTGGTCACCAAGTGCCACTGCGCCTGA
- the SSBP4 gene encoding single-stranded DNA-binding protein 4 isoform X1, translating to MYAKGKGSGVPSDGQAREKLALYVYEYLLHVGAQKSAQTFLSEIRWEKNITLGEPPGFLHSWWCVFWDLYCAAPDRRETCEHSSEAKAFHDYSAAAAPSPVMGNLPPGDGMPGGPMPPAFFQGPAGSQPSPHAQPPPPNPGAPLLGPHSQPFMSPRYPGGPRPPLRMPNQPPVGVPGSQPLLPNAMDPAARSQGHPGMGGPMQRMNPPRGMAGMAPQTYSSGMRPPPSSLAGPGMPAMNMGPGGRGPWPNPNANSIAYSSSSPGNYVGPPGGGGPPGTPILPSPGDSTNSSENMYTMMNPIGPTGNRPNFPMGPGPEGPMGSMSAMEPHHMNGSLGSGDMDGLPKSSPSNLGALSNPPGTPRDDAELSSNFLNPFQSDSYSPSMTMSV from the exons ATGTACGCCAAGGGCAAGGGCTCCGGTGTGCCCTCGGACGGCCAGGCCCGCGAGAA GCTGGCGCTGTACGTCTACGAGTACCTGCTGCACGTGGGGGCCCAGAAATCGGCCCAGACCTTCCTGTCGGAG ATCCGATGGGAGAAGAACATCACGCTGGGCGAGCCCCCCGGCTTCCTGCACTCCTGGTGGTG CGTCTTCTGGGACCTGTACTGTGCTGCTCCCGACCGCCGGGAAACCTGTGAGCACTCCAGCGAGGCCAAAGCCTTCCACGACTAT agCGCAGCGGCAGCGCCCAGCCCGGTGATGGGGAACCTGCCCCCTGGAGACGGCATGCCGGGGGGGCCCATGCCCCCCGCCTTCTTTCAG GGACCTGCGGGCTCTCAGCCATCACCCCACGCCCAACCTCCGCCCCCCAACCCCGGTGCCCCCCTGCTGGGGCCGCACAGCCAG CCCTTCATGTCCCCCCGCTACCCAGGTGGCCCCCGGCCCCCACTCCGGATGCCGAACCAG CCTCCTGTGGGTGTCCCCGGCTCCCAGCCGCTGCTGCCCAACGCCATGGATCCAGCTGCACGGTCGCAGG GGCATCCCGGCATGGGGGGCCCGATGCAGCGTATGAACCCCCCGCGAGGCATGGCCGGCATGGCCCCCCAG ACCTACAGCAGCGGGATGCGCCCCCCCCCAAGCTCGCTGGCTGGTCCTGGCATGCCTGCCATGAACAT GGGCCCCGGCGGCCGCGGGCCCTGGCCAAACCCCAATGCCAACTCT ATCGCCTACTCCTCCTCGTCCCCTGGGAACTACGTG GGCCCTCCCGGGGGTGGTggcccccccggcacccccatCCTGCCCAGCCCCGGAG ACTCCACCAACTCCAGTGAGAACATGTACACCATGATGAACCCCATCGGGCCCACGGGGAACAGACCGAAT TTCCCGATGGGGCCTGGACCCGAGGGGCCCATGGGCAGCATGAGTGCGATGGAGCCACATCACATGAACGGATCCTTAG GCTCCGGGGACATGGATGGGCTGCCAAAG agctcCCCCAGTAACCTgggggccctgagcaaccccCCTGGCACCCCCCGGGATGACGCCGAGCTGAGCAGCAATTTCTTAAACCCCTTCCAAAGCGACAGC TACTCGCCCAGCATGACAATGAGCGTGTGA